In the Candidatus Cloacimonas sp. genome, TACCAGATTGTGAAAGAAATGGGTTCCTTGCGATGACTCTACGATAAAATCTGGTAAACCCGTTTCCAGAATTACTTTTGCCCGATTAATTTGAGGCCATCGAACCGGGATTCCCAAAAATCTATCGCGTGAACCCCAGCGTCCAGGTCCAATTAAAATATAGCGCTTACCTCGTTCTTCCATTTTTTGGTTAAATTTTTCTATCTCTTCCTGCATTTCCTGGGTTCTGGTTTTGTCAAATTTACTTGGATCAAGGTATATAATATCGGTGAGATCATTGATGATACCATTACCCATTCCGTGTTCAGTATACATCAGTAAGTCCTCTTTATTCAGCTGGGAAGCATCAATTCTATAAGCATCCACATTAACACTCAAAGGTCGGATTTGCAGAATGTAAAAGGTGGGTTTATAGCTGTTACTGCCATCTGTGTTTAAATTTACCGCGAATTCAATTTCTACAGGAATACCCAGAGCTATTTCTCCTATCTCTAAAAGTTCTGATACAATTTGCGCTAAGGGGAAATAATTATATTTCAGGATATTGGAAAAAGTAATGACCTTCATCCCTTTGGCTTCCAGATTATCTGTTAAGCGGTTATTTTCATAATCCCATACGGAAGCAATATAGCGTAAAGTTCCCTTTTCATCTGCATCCTTAATATTCAAATTGGCCAAAGTAATTTCTTCGCCTTTTGTCAAGTCAAATTCATTTTTTAATAAATCTAAAGCAAAGAACTTCTTTTGGGAAGACCGTAACATTTCTTCAGGAGTCAGCACATCAATTTCCGGATAGCGAGGGCAAAACCTAAAATTCAATTTACCTTCCACTACGGATTTGCCCAGTCCCAAAGCAATATTGGCAATACCATCCGTATGTTTCATATGCGCCATAGGATAAAAATTATAACTTTGGGCTACGCCTGAAATATGAGGATAATAATAACGATTTTCTTGAAAGCTCCCAACTGTTTCCTGAATGATAACTGCCATCTTTTCTTCTTCCGCTTTGAAATTCAGCGCTTCCAAAAAAGTTCTGGCTTCTGAAAGATAAACAGAAGCAAATACCAATTTGATAGCATCCATTAATTGTCTTAACCGCTTTTCTTTATCCGGATGATTATTAGGTAGCATAAAAGTTCTATAAACACCTGCCAGTGGCTGTGCTTGAGAATCTTCCAATAAACTG is a window encoding:
- a CDS encoding PEP/pyruvate-binding domain-containing protein, which produces QVFRTVRIEKNRGKIINFDAASLSEMNQIIRLTDGSLGGKGRGLAFLNALLCTMDYEKKYENISISLPSTAIIGTVEFVQFVENNDILQQITGKTDEEIDKIFISGNLSEQLIKRLEIYLEVVKYPIAVRSSSLLEDSQAQPLAGVYRTFMLPNNHPDKEKRLRQLMDAIKLVFASVYLSEARTFLEALNFKAEEEKMAVIIQETVGSFQENRYYYPHISGVAQSYNFYPMAHMKHTDGIANIALGLGKSVVEGKLNFRFCPRYPEIDVLTPEEMLRSSQKKFFALDLLKNEFDLTKGEEITLANLNIKDADEKGTLRYIASVWDYENNRLTDNLEAKGMKVITFSNILKYNYFPLAQIVSELLEIGEIALGIPVEIEFAVNLNTDGSNSYKPTFYILQIRPLSVNVDAYRIDASQLNKEDLLMYTEHGMGNGIINDLTDIIYLDPSKFDKTRTQEMQEEIEKFNQKMEERGKRYILIGPGRWGSRDRFLGIPVRWPQINRAKVILETGLPDFIVESSQGTHFFHNLVAMNIGYFTIPYVSQTDYIDLNWLLKQPASERGEYFVHLEFSHPLIVRMDGKTGLAVIHK